In the Longimicrobiales bacterium genome, one interval contains:
- a CDS encoding M28 family peptidase, translating to MSDFDLPNLPSDEDLGLSKEEIAELEKEFGDTGPEMSDAEMAALLGESPPPQATPAAASQSPAQGEPSGGQAADSEPDPKVAKTAAKAAAKQAKAEAKRAAKEQKAQPPGEETPRPANEDGPRTKWRGPATLVLLLLMAFVSSSRTGLPRPEPANAPSTEFSSARAMTMLVDIAREAHPPGSPYHAVVRQYVVDRLTSMGLKPEIQTTTSMIQGPTRAQAATVHNVVVRIPGTASTGAVLATAHYDSREISRGAGDDGSGVVSLLEAYRAIQAGEPLQNDLILLFTDAEELGLLGARAFVDEHPWMADVRVALSFEMRGGAGPAMMFETNNENGWVVGALREGVPSARANSMGYEVYQRMPNDTDFTPFREAGIQGLNFAGIDNAHVYHQEYDTPENFSETTLQHQGLNALGSMRYMGNQDLTTVDAPNAVYLSLPVLGLVVYAAKWVTPISGILLVLLVLALVLVRTGGWGYTGTLVGVVTALVGGGLAVGATVGLTGWLASQHPELGSLHGSAYHREGWYIVALVAASFAIVTALHGIARRRFRWQELTLGAAIVPVAAAVALGQFAPLAAMNLQLPAAAALVALIVALVLAQNADGVVGWVIAMAFALPVVAIMEPLTEILWIAMSIQLGTAIVGLAVVALYCALPALDSLRHPNSWWAPVTGVVVAASALGLGLLGARPSAERPAPSTLVYAYEYGEPRGLWATEALTDSVDTPAYAWAAERAGAAFGAEQDLTAFGYVGGNVPVAPAPVVDAAPPLVTYESDETVDGTRRVTLALVSQIGAEMLRFTYPVGGRTRLIALNGRRIDDPEALQWAQHWGTPDPAVFLTLEMPEGANVELNVIEHLLRPEELLGADAFARPSTLAPNINRMSDRAMLLSSIRPDGEEPEQALVPSETEAREESTAAETPDGQTLTPDTVLTPDTAAAPDTTVVLDSTTAP from the coding sequence ATGAGTGATTTCGACCTACCTAATCTTCCTTCCGATGAAGATCTCGGACTATCAAAGGAAGAGATCGCAGAGCTTGAAAAGGAGTTCGGCGACACCGGACCAGAGATGAGCGACGCCGAGATGGCGGCGCTATTGGGTGAAAGCCCGCCACCTCAGGCCACTCCTGCAGCGGCGAGCCAGTCTCCGGCACAGGGCGAGCCCTCAGGCGGCCAGGCGGCCGACTCAGAGCCTGACCCGAAGGTGGCCAAGACAGCCGCCAAAGCCGCCGCCAAACAGGCGAAGGCTGAGGCGAAGCGTGCTGCGAAGGAGCAGAAGGCCCAGCCACCTGGTGAAGAGACACCTCGGCCAGCGAACGAGGACGGTCCTAGGACGAAGTGGCGGGGACCGGCGACCTTGGTGTTGCTGCTTCTGATGGCATTCGTGTCGAGCAGCAGGACCGGACTCCCCCGTCCTGAGCCTGCTAACGCGCCCAGCACAGAATTCTCGTCGGCGCGAGCCATGACAATGCTGGTCGACATCGCGAGAGAGGCGCACCCCCCCGGCTCGCCGTACCACGCCGTGGTACGGCAATACGTAGTGGACCGACTGACCTCGATGGGCCTCAAGCCCGAGATCCAGACGACCACCTCGATGATTCAAGGGCCCACCCGAGCCCAAGCGGCCACCGTCCATAACGTTGTCGTGCGCATACCGGGCACGGCCTCGACCGGTGCTGTCCTGGCGACCGCACACTACGACAGCCGGGAAATTTCGAGAGGTGCTGGCGATGACGGTTCTGGTGTCGTTTCGCTCCTCGAGGCTTACAGGGCGATCCAGGCAGGCGAGCCCCTCCAAAACGACCTCATCCTGTTGTTCACCGACGCGGAAGAACTCGGTCTCCTTGGAGCCCGTGCCTTTGTGGATGAGCACCCCTGGATGGCCGATGTGCGAGTCGCACTCTCCTTCGAAATGCGTGGCGGCGCGGGCCCGGCAATGATGTTCGAGACCAACAATGAAAACGGTTGGGTCGTTGGGGCTCTTAGAGAGGGCGTGCCCAGCGCGAGGGCAAACTCGATGGGATACGAGGTCTATCAGCGTATGCCCAACGACACGGACTTCACGCCATTTCGTGAAGCGGGCATCCAGGGACTCAACTTCGCGGGAATCGACAACGCCCACGTCTACCACCAGGAGTACGACACCCCGGAGAATTTCTCCGAGACAACGCTCCAACATCAGGGCCTCAACGCGCTCGGCTCCATGCGCTACATGGGCAACCAGGACCTCACCACGGTAGACGCGCCCAACGCGGTCTATCTGAGCCTGCCCGTGTTGGGGCTCGTCGTATACGCCGCAAAGTGGGTAACGCCCATTAGTGGCATTCTGCTCGTGCTGCTCGTGCTGGCACTCGTGCTCGTACGAACCGGCGGATGGGGATACACCGGAACGCTCGTCGGCGTGGTGACCGCACTGGTAGGTGGGGGGCTCGCCGTGGGCGCCACCGTTGGCCTTACCGGCTGGCTAGCGAGCCAGCATCCCGAGTTGGGCAGCCTGCACGGGTCGGCCTACCATCGAGAAGGCTGGTACATCGTGGCGCTGGTAGCTGCGTCCTTCGCGATCGTGACGGCGCTGCATGGAATCGCACGTCGTCGGTTCCGTTGGCAGGAACTGACCCTGGGCGCCGCAATCGTCCCAGTGGCCGCGGCTGTCGCCCTAGGGCAGTTCGCTCCCCTCGCAGCCATGAACCTCCAGTTGCCTGCCGCTGCGGCGCTGGTGGCGCTCATCGTCGCACTCGTTCTGGCCCAGAACGCCGACGGAGTCGTGGGTTGGGTGATCGCGATGGCGTTCGCGCTTCCCGTCGTAGCGATCATGGAGCCGCTCACGGAGATCCTTTGGATCGCGATGTCGATTCAGCTCGGTACCGCCATCGTTGGCCTGGCCGTGGTCGCGCTCTACTGCGCTCTGCCTGCACTGGACTCGTTGAGGCATCCGAATAGCTGGTGGGCGCCTGTGACTGGCGTCGTGGTCGCAGCGAGCGCGCTCGGACTGGGGCTACTCGGCGCGCGTCCGTCCGCCGAGCGGCCGGCGCCGTCCACGCTCGTGTACGCCTACGAATACGGGGAGCCCCGGGGACTCTGGGCCACTGAAGCCCTGACCGACTCTGTAGACACGCCAGCATACGCATGGGCAGCCGAACGGGCCGGGGCCGCCTTCGGGGCGGAACAGGACCTCACTGCCTTCGGCTACGTGGGTGGAAATGTGCCTGTGGCCCCGGCACCCGTCGTTGACGCCGCTCCTCCGCTCGTGACCTACGAATCCGACGAAACGGTCGACGGGACCCGGCGTGTCACGCTCGCGCTCGTCTCACAGATTGGGGCGGAGATGCTCCGCTTCACCTATCCGGTGGGTGGGCGCACGCGGCTGATCGCACTGAACGGAAGGAGGATCGACGACCCTGAGGCCTTGCAGTGGGCTCAGCACTGGGGGACACCTGATCCAGCTGTCTTCCTCACGCTCGAAATGCCGGAAGGGGCCAACGTGGAGTTGAACGTCATCGAGCACCTGCTGCGTCCGGAGGAACTCCTCGGAGCGGACGCCTTCGCGCGACCCTCGACGTTGGCGCCCAACATCAACCGAATGAGTGACCGCGCGATGCTGCTGTCCTCGATCCGGCCCGACGGGGAAGAGCCGGAACAGGCCCTGGTTCCATCCGAGACAGAGGCGAGAGAGGAGAGCACCGCTGCCGAGACTCCAGACGGTCAGACGCTCACCCCCGACACCGTCTTAACGCCCGATACAGCTGCTGCTCCCGACACGACAGTTGTCCTCGATAGCACGACAGCTCCCTAA
- a CDS encoding CehA/McbA family metallohydrolase, whose amino-acid sequence MKRHAAFLLVALSACTGTAEQGALASADVRFEIPDYASDNWYKGNTHAHTLESDGDSPPEYVAQWYKDQDYDFLVLTDHNVFTDPATLAHLVDSTFLLVPGEEVTSSFEESSVHVNGLNLPGLVEARQAESLVATIQANVDAIREVEGVPHINHPNFGWSFGAEELAQIENDKLIEIWNGHPTVHNEGGSGAPGLEEIWDILLTGGKRIFGIAVDDAHHFQGEFSADRANPGRGWVSIRAAALEPLALMTALEAGHFYASTGVELADVMVSETRLEVHIEQDRDFKYTTTFIGSSGQIIGATEANPAIFNLTSDVGYVRAKIVDSGGWVAWTQPVFVTGG is encoded by the coding sequence ATGAAACGACATGCTGCGTTCCTTCTAGTAGCCCTCAGCGCATGCACAGGCACTGCTGAACAGGGCGCACTTGCCTCTGCAGACGTGCGCTTTGAGATCCCCGACTACGCATCGGATAATTGGTACAAGGGCAACACCCACGCACACACGCTCGAGAGCGACGGCGACTCTCCGCCGGAATACGTGGCACAGTGGTACAAAGACCAGGACTACGACTTCCTCGTTCTGACGGACCACAACGTCTTTACGGACCCGGCGACGTTGGCTCACCTAGTCGACTCGACCTTTCTGCTCGTGCCCGGCGAAGAAGTGACGTCTAGCTTCGAGGAGTCCTCCGTGCACGTGAACGGACTCAACTTGCCCGGCCTGGTTGAGGCACGGCAGGCGGAGTCACTCGTGGCGACGATCCAGGCCAACGTAGATGCGATCCGCGAAGTGGAAGGTGTGCCCCACATCAACCACCCGAACTTCGGTTGGTCCTTCGGAGCAGAAGAGCTCGCTCAAATCGAGAACGACAAGCTCATCGAGATATGGAATGGTCACCCCACCGTGCACAATGAGGGCGGCAGCGGCGCACCGGGACTCGAGGAGATCTGGGACATTCTACTCACCGGTGGAAAACGCATCTTCGGCATCGCCGTGGACGACGCACATCACTTCCAAGGTGAGTTCTCCGCGGACCGCGCGAACCCGGGCCGAGGCTGGGTATCGATCCGAGCAGCGGCCCTAGAACCGCTCGCGCTCATGACCGCGCTCGAGGCCGGTCACTTCTACGCGAGCACCGGCGTGGAGCTCGCAGACGTGATGGTGAGCGAAACTCGCCTCGAGGTACACATCGAGCAGGATAGAGACTTCAAATACACGACCACATTCATTGGGTCGAGCGGGCAGATCATCGGTGCAACTGAAGCGAATCCAGCCATTTTCAACCTAACCTCCGATGTCGGTTACGTTCGAGCCAAGATCGTGGACTCGGGTGGATGGGTGGCGTGGACACAGCCGGTGTTTGTCACCGGCGGATAA
- a CDS encoding MBL fold metallo-hydrolase — MMRPLAVLLVATCAACSGDGTPEAADGAAAVEASAPGIEIEYIAHASFLLRAPDGTELLIDPYASRVWLGYDWPAGVAPDAILITHPHYDHDAGRYREMPFPWGDEVPVIDSPGEQILGDFTVTGVEGKHADPYGMEFGQLNTPMVIEAGGLRIAHLGDNGPLTPDMVAGLGRVDVLMVPGDGVWHILSQETTQEIMETLQPKIVIPMHYRLGDLEVEADSPSDLGGVDPWLEGREGIERVGGHVTTLRAGELPATQTFLVFEHAPYVTGPGGN; from the coding sequence ATGATGCGCCCCCTTGCCGTACTTCTCGTCGCCACCTGCGCAGCTTGCAGCGGGGACGGGACGCCTGAAGCCGCCGATGGCGCGGCGGCCGTCGAAGCTTCCGCCCCCGGAATCGAGATCGAATACATCGCGCACGCCTCCTTCCTGCTGCGCGCGCCAGACGGGACCGAACTGCTGATCGATCCTTACGCGAGCCGAGTGTGGCTCGGATATGACTGGCCGGCTGGTGTGGCTCCTGATGCGATTCTCATCACACATCCGCACTACGACCACGACGCGGGGCGGTACCGTGAGATGCCGTTCCCGTGGGGGGATGAAGTGCCCGTGATAGACTCTCCGGGCGAACAGATCTTGGGCGACTTCACCGTGACCGGCGTGGAAGGAAAACACGCGGATCCGTACGGAATGGAGTTCGGGCAACTGAACACGCCCATGGTCATTGAGGCCGGCGGACTACGCATCGCTCACCTCGGCGACAACGGGCCGCTCACGCCTGACATGGTCGCTGGGCTTGGCCGTGTCGACGTGCTCATGGTGCCTGGCGACGGTGTGTGGCATATCCTGTCGCAGGAGACCACGCAGGAGATCATGGAGACGCTTCAGCCCAAGATCGTCATCCCGATGCACTACAGGCTCGGAGACCTAGAGGTTGAAGCGGACAGCCCGAGCGATCTGGGCGGTGTAGATCCATGGCTCGAGGGCCGAGAAGGCATCGAGCGAGTGGGTGGTCATGTAACAACGCTGCGCGCGGGTGAGCTGCCTGCCACGCAGACGTTCCTGGTGTTTGAGCACGCGCCTTATGTGACGGGACCAGGAGGCAACTAA
- a CDS encoding pyrroloquinoline quinone-dependent dehydrogenase — translation MRSFDRSASSFALILTLLLAACAGPDGGAADAVSSVFADSDWPAYGRDQAGTKFSPLTTIDRSNVASLEVAWTWETGETVIEGPAAPVRGSTVRPGTFEVTPIVVSDTMYVVTSYNRVLALDASTGEEIWEYDPLTTDFGQPPNGTGFVHRGIAMWTGESETGAPQRRIFLNSRWRLIAIDAATGMEIESFGYRGEIDLTADMIWHTNPLHYTQTSPPVVFGNVVILGNGVGDAIVYPYDPPGQLQAFDVLTGERVWNLNLIPQEGEPGNETWEGDSETFTGHTNAWAPMALDDERGIVYLGVGTPSNDYYGGHRLGDNLYAESLLAVDARTGELLWHFQTVHHGLWDYDLPAPPVLYTAEVDGRSIEAVAIVGKTGFVYVFDRVTGEPVWPIEERAVPGSEVPGEVAAPTQPFPTLPEPFSRQQFTPDDLIDLTPELRRRAVEMTRGVQFGGLFTPPTMQGTLAMPGIIGGGNWGGSAVDPTTGLMFVKATEEASLLKIAAPDPARTVGDYGIDRASNRSLRIEGIPITNPPWGTLSAIDMSTGRLAWQVPVGDRPELRDHPLLRGVELPDRLGVQGAAGPVVTAGGLIFLTGGGDVLYAFDSSSGEEVWSAQLPAVGYANPMTYGDASGRQFVVIATGARGENGILVAFALPE, via the coding sequence ATGAGGTCGTTCGATAGAAGCGCTTCATCTTTCGCCCTCATTTTGACTCTTCTGTTGGCCGCGTGCGCGGGGCCCGATGGTGGCGCTGCAGATGCGGTCTCCAGCGTCTTCGCCGACTCTGATTGGCCGGCTTATGGCCGCGACCAGGCGGGCACGAAGTTCTCGCCGCTGACGACCATCGACCGATCGAACGTGGCATCTCTTGAAGTCGCGTGGACGTGGGAAACCGGCGAGACGGTGATCGAAGGGCCAGCAGCTCCCGTCCGCGGATCCACCGTGCGCCCCGGGACGTTCGAGGTCACGCCGATCGTCGTTTCAGACACGATGTATGTGGTGACTTCCTACAACCGTGTGCTGGCGCTTGATGCCTCCACGGGCGAGGAAATCTGGGAGTACGACCCTCTCACCACGGACTTTGGGCAGCCGCCAAACGGCACCGGCTTCGTGCACCGCGGCATCGCGATGTGGACGGGTGAGAGCGAGACCGGTGCGCCGCAACGCAGGATCTTCCTCAACTCGCGCTGGCGGTTGATCGCGATCGATGCTGCCACGGGGATGGAGATCGAGTCGTTCGGATACCGGGGGGAGATCGACCTTACTGCTGACATGATCTGGCACACCAATCCGCTCCACTACACGCAGACGTCGCCGCCTGTGGTGTTCGGGAACGTCGTGATCCTGGGGAACGGTGTCGGGGACGCGATCGTGTATCCCTACGACCCACCCGGCCAGCTGCAGGCCTTCGATGTCCTCACCGGCGAGCGCGTATGGAATCTCAACCTGATCCCACAGGAGGGTGAGCCAGGCAACGAGACGTGGGAGGGTGACTCGGAGACCTTCACCGGCCACACCAACGCGTGGGCTCCAATGGCACTCGACGATGAGCGCGGCATCGTGTACCTAGGCGTCGGGACACCGAGCAACGACTACTACGGCGGGCATCGCTTGGGGGACAACCTTTACGCGGAGTCACTGCTCGCAGTCGATGCGCGGACCGGTGAGCTGCTTTGGCACTTCCAGACCGTGCACCACGGCCTGTGGGACTACGACCTCCCTGCCCCGCCTGTGTTGTATACGGCAGAGGTCGACGGCCGCAGCATCGAAGCGGTGGCCATCGTGGGGAAGACGGGCTTCGTATACGTCTTCGACCGGGTGACGGGTGAACCCGTGTGGCCGATCGAGGAGCGGGCCGTTCCGGGGAGCGAGGTGCCGGGTGAGGTCGCGGCGCCGACGCAGCCCTTCCCGACCTTGCCGGAGCCGTTTTCGCGGCAGCAATTCACACCGGACGACTTGATCGACCTGACGCCCGAGCTGCGCCGTCGGGCTGTGGAAATGACACGGGGCGTGCAGTTCGGCGGGCTCTTCACGCCTCCGACCATGCAGGGCACGCTGGCCATGCCGGGCATCATTGGCGGGGGAAACTGGGGCGGCTCAGCCGTGGACCCGACGACCGGCCTCATGTTCGTAAAGGCGACCGAGGAGGCGAGCCTACTCAAGATCGCGGCTCCGGATCCAGCCAGGACGGTAGGCGACTACGGGATCGACAGAGCGTCCAACCGCTCGCTGCGCATCGAAGGCATCCCCATCACGAACCCGCCGTGGGGCACACTTTCAGCCATCGACATGAGTACGGGACGACTCGCATGGCAGGTGCCTGTGGGTGATCGGCCGGAGTTGCGGGACCACCCGTTGCTGCGTGGTGTGGAGCTACCGGACAGGCTCGGTGTTCAGGGTGCTGCGGGACCGGTAGTAACGGCCGGTGGGCTCATCTTCCTGACGGGAGGCGGCGACGTGCTGTATGCCTTCGACTCCTCGAGCGGTGAGGAAGTGTGGAGTGCGCAGCTGCCTGCGGTGGGTTATGCCAACCCGATGACGTATGGAGACGCGAGTGGGCGGCAGTTCGTGGTGATCGCTACGGGTGCCCGAGGGGAGAACGGGATACTCGTAGCGTTTGCGTTGCCGGAGTAG
- a CDS encoding YdiU family protein codes for MPSVDTFQFDNSYAAELKGFYVPWKGEAVPDPKIVQLNTELSAELGLDLEVLASPQGAAFFAGVVAPPGAEPLAQAYAGHQFGGFSPMLGDGRALLLGELIDGDGVRRDLQLKGAGRTPFSRGGDGKAVLGPVLREYLIGEAMHALGIPTTRALAAVTTGDSVFREGPQPGAVLARVAASHLRIGTFQFFSARQEIERVRQLADYSLRRHFPDLATDENPYLALLGAVSQRQAVLVAKWLSVGFVHGVMNTDNMTISGETLDYGPCAFIDAYDTGAVFSSIDQHGRYAYGNQPAIAQWNLSRLAETLLPLINPDDSEDAVRMATEEIERFMPMYQAFWLADMRAKLGLSRAEDGDRGLTEDLLAVMQAQTVDFTGLFRALAQVLRGDTAVAHALFDDPTELAPWLERWLARLEREDADAELTASGMDGVNPIYIPRNHKVEEALQAAADSSDYEPFKKLLAVLENPFDQREGLEGYEGPAPESFGPYKTFCGT; via the coding sequence ATGCCCTCCGTTGACACATTCCAGTTCGACAACAGTTATGCGGCCGAACTCAAGGGGTTCTATGTGCCCTGGAAGGGTGAGGCCGTACCCGACCCGAAGATTGTCCAGCTGAATACGGAGCTATCGGCCGAGCTGGGGTTGGACCTAGAAGTGCTGGCCAGCCCCCAGGGGGCGGCGTTCTTCGCGGGTGTGGTCGCGCCTCCCGGTGCTGAGCCCTTGGCGCAGGCCTACGCGGGTCATCAGTTCGGTGGCTTCTCGCCGATGCTCGGTGACGGTCGTGCGCTTCTTCTCGGTGAACTCATCGACGGAGACGGCGTGCGCCGGGACCTTCAGCTCAAGGGGGCGGGCCGGACGCCGTTCTCACGCGGTGGAGACGGCAAGGCGGTCCTCGGTCCGGTGCTGCGTGAGTACCTGATTGGTGAGGCGATGCATGCTTTGGGTATTCCGACCACACGCGCTCTCGCAGCCGTCACCACGGGGGATAGCGTGTTCCGCGAGGGTCCTCAGCCGGGTGCGGTTCTGGCTCGGGTGGCCGCCAGTCACCTCCGGATCGGGACGTTCCAGTTCTTCTCCGCACGCCAAGAGATCGAGCGAGTTCGGCAATTGGCGGACTACTCCCTTCGGCGTCACTTCCCCGACCTCGCAACCGACGAGAACCCTTACCTCGCACTGTTAGGTGCAGTGAGCCAAAGACAAGCTGTCCTCGTCGCGAAGTGGCTGTCCGTGGGGTTCGTCCACGGGGTGATGAACACCGACAACATGACCATCTCCGGTGAGACTCTGGACTACGGGCCCTGCGCGTTTATCGACGCGTACGACACCGGGGCGGTGTTCAGTTCGATCGACCAGCATGGGCGTTATGCCTACGGCAACCAACCCGCGATCGCCCAGTGGAATCTCTCTCGCCTCGCCGAGACCCTGCTGCCGCTCATCAACCCGGACGACTCCGAAGATGCGGTCCGGATGGCTACAGAAGAGATCGAACGCTTCATGCCCATGTACCAGGCCTTCTGGCTTGCCGACATGCGGGCGAAACTCGGCCTGAGCCGTGCCGAAGACGGGGACCGTGGGTTGACCGAAGACTTGCTCGCTGTCATGCAGGCCCAGACCGTGGACTTCACCGGGCTGTTCCGTGCCCTGGCCCAAGTGCTCAGAGGAGACACGGCGGTAGCGCACGCGCTGTTCGACGATCCGACCGAGCTAGCGCCGTGGCTAGAGCGTTGGCTGGCCAGGTTGGAGCGCGAGGACGCGGACGCCGAGCTGACCGCCAGCGGGATGGACGGGGTGAACCCCATCTATATCCCCCGCAACCACAAAGTCGAAGAAGCCCTGCAAGCTGCAGCGGACTCGTCCGATTACGAACCGTTCAAGAAGCTTCTAGCCGTACTCGAGAATCCGTTCGATCAACGCGAAGGACTAGAGGGGTACGAAGGCCCCGCGCCCGAGAGTTTCGGGCCGTACAAAACCTTCTGCGGGACCTGA
- the msrB gene encoding peptide-methionine (R)-S-oxide reductase MsrB has protein sequence MSDYKRTPEAVAALTPEQFRVTQESGTERAGTGPYLDNKDPGIYVDIVSGEPLFASSDKYDSGCGWPSFTKPVLAEHVAELRDETHGMTRTEVRSLHGDSHLGHVFPDGPADRGGLRYCINGASLRFVHRNDMAAEGYGAYVAQVEDLSPDGA, from the coding sequence ATGTCAGACTATAAGAGGACTCCAGAGGCTGTGGCTGCTCTGACCCCTGAGCAGTTCCGGGTCACCCAGGAAAGCGGCACCGAGCGGGCCGGCACCGGGCCTTACCTCGATAACAAAGACCCGGGCATCTACGTGGACATCGTGTCCGGGGAGCCCCTGTTCGCCTCGTCGGACAAGTACGACTCGGGCTGCGGTTGGCCGAGCTTCACCAAGCCTGTTCTTGCCGAACACGTGGCTGAGCTCCGTGATGAGACACACGGAATGACTCGCACCGAAGTGCGCTCACTCCACGGCGACAGCCACCTGGGGCACGTGTTCCCGGACGGCCCAGCGGATCGCGGTGGGCTACGCTACTGCATCAATGGAGCCTCGCTACGGTTCGTTCATCGCAATGACATGGCAGCGGAGGGCTACGGTGCCTATGTCGCCCAGGTCGAAGACCTGTCGCCCGACGGCGCCTGA